A window of the Janthinobacterium agaricidamnosum NBRC 102515 = DSM 9628 genome harbors these coding sequences:
- a CDS encoding DUF2345 domain-containing protein → MTAQGAYLKLEGGNIEIHGPGKMAFKAGMKELTGAASSTPKLPMLPNPDQLNNFLELNYRWDDLQPMVGAPYLVQFANGATVEGKLDAHGFARLENIPASSAVVLYGEDERDPVPRKKQKPNQVAGAKPRTDEEALAVLEKYLAQEHAYYKDNFFPDELADMEEELQHAGASSDLNYDFHYDDYRYADEDSAEDKEAEKNYRERHDNEGGAA, encoded by the coding sequence ATGACCGCGCAAGGCGCCTACCTCAAGCTCGAAGGCGGCAATATCGAGATCCACGGGCCGGGCAAGATGGCATTCAAGGCCGGCATGAAGGAGTTGACAGGGGCTGCCAGCAGCACGCCCAAACTGCCGATGCTGCCGAATCCTGATCAATTAAATAATTTCCTCGAGTTAAATTATCGCTGGGATGATTTACAACCGATGGTCGGTGCTCCGTATCTGGTGCAGTTCGCCAATGGCGCCACGGTGGAAGGCAAGCTGGATGCGCATGGCTTTGCCCGGCTTGAGAATATTCCTGCCAGTAGCGCAGTCGTGTTGTATGGCGAAGATGAGCGCGATCCTGTGCCGCGCAAGAAACAAAAACCGAATCAGGTGGCTGGCGCCAAGCCGCGCACCGATGAAGAAGCACTAGCCGTGCTGGAAAAGTATCTGGCGCAAGAGCATGCATATTACAAGGATAACTTTTTCCCGGATGAATTGGCCGACATGGAAGAAGAACTGCAGCATGCGGGAGCCAGCAGCGACCTGAACTACGATTTTCATTATGACGATTACAGGTATGCCGATGAGGATAGTGCGGAAGATAAAGAAGCCGAAAAGAATTATCGTGAACGGCATGATAACGAAGGCGGTGCGGCATGA
- a CDS encoding PoNe immunity protein domain-containing protein: MKEILTEEYFLNNKRELLLDYDIYDENYHGSIMVFDKLQKSLSKNEKELKEIPIYNFMIATRRRSWVAIDILATNYSAGHRLSELRSFYPSVLEYWKSYAKYDAAYDLSETESQQGFAHFSLSDNSYEKVNRMICFAILLGWENLIAEIIPIIDFNNEQKDGMLERMLAFYDKNRPAPPDECLRHLPYFKTLKIFSADKIDRPSLMAEYLEDWYEASRREPYYNAHTRDTSFWGYWSWEAAAITYLLEIDDSSYANAQFYPKDLVDFARQAKKDYSPDGVLPIANNELRAKASDPCPKAGQWQSLGAVSELRSYLQDEPMADLGSAYGLTVWKFIDD, from the coding sequence ATGAAAGAAATATTGACAGAGGAATATTTTCTAAATAACAAGAGGGAATTACTTCTGGATTATGACATTTATGATGAGAATTATCATGGATCAATAATGGTGTTTGATAAATTGCAAAAATCTTTGTCGAAGAATGAAAAGGAATTAAAGGAAATTCCGATATACAATTTCATGATAGCAACCCGTAGACGTTCCTGGGTTGCCATTGATATTTTGGCCACAAATTATAGTGCTGGTCACAGGCTGAGCGAGCTTCGATCTTTTTATCCTTCAGTATTGGAGTATTGGAAATCTTACGCAAAATATGATGCTGCCTATGATTTAAGTGAGACGGAAAGTCAGCAGGGATTTGCTCATTTTTCATTATCCGATAACTCATACGAAAAAGTTAATCGCATGATTTGCTTTGCCATTCTTTTGGGATGGGAAAATCTTATTGCTGAAATAATTCCAATTATCGATTTCAATAACGAACAAAAAGACGGCATGCTGGAACGGATGCTGGCATTTTATGACAAAAACCGACCTGCCCCTCCAGATGAATGTTTACGTCACCTTCCCTATTTCAAGACACTAAAAATATTTTCGGCGGATAAAATTGATAGGCCAAGCTTGATGGCAGAATATCTTGAAGATTGGTATGAAGCGAGCCGGCGGGAACCTTATTACAATGCGCATACGCGGGATACCAGCTTCTGGGGTTACTGGTCATGGGAGGCTGCGGCTATTACCTACTTACTGGAGATTGACGATAGCAGCTATGCCAACGCACAGTTTTACCCCAAGGACTTGGTCGATTTTGCAAGGCAAGCTAAAAAAGACTATTCGCCGGACGGAGTCTTGCCGATTGCAAACAACGAATTACGCGCCAAAGCAAGCGATCCCTGTCCTAAAGCTGGCCAATGGCAATCGCTGGGGGCGGTATCCGAATTGCGTTCATACTTGCAAGATGAACCAATGGCTGATCTTGGTTCTGCGTATGGATTGACAGTGTGGAAATTTATTGATGATTGA
- the ptsJ gene encoding transcriptional regulator PtsJ, whose translation MNITGKTALEIAESVRQLLQSRQLLAGQVLPPVRELALALEVNRNTVAAAYKRLTAAGLTLTQGRLGTSIRHQPEAGEQEGMLAGSPLIDLACGNPNQTWLPDPAALLASATYRPRLYGEATVTPALEQHARQWLAGDCPAACDIDVTHGAVDAIERLLAAHLVAGDKVAVEHPCFLSSINTLRLGGLQALGVAMDQHGMLPQALEQALQQGARAVLITPRAHNPTGCSLSQARAAALQQILARHPHVLAIVDDHFAMLALAPYYSVLPAATRHWAVIRSVSKVFGPDLRLACVASDSETARRLRLRLAPGTTWVSHLLQEAVAACFASREIQGQVALAKADYAQRSAWLAEALREQGIGTPADSDGLNLWLPLRQDSQSLVLMMANKGWLVRSGAAFSVQEPVQGLRISIATMTRELAWRFAADLKPGIEGR comes from the coding sequence ATGAATATCACAGGTAAAACAGCGCTGGAGATCGCCGAATCCGTGCGCCAGCTGCTGCAATCGCGGCAACTGCTGGCCGGGCAGGTATTGCCGCCGGTACGCGAACTGGCGCTTGCGCTGGAGGTCAACCGCAACACGGTGGCGGCGGCCTACAAGCGCCTGACGGCGGCGGGGCTGACGCTGACGCAAGGGCGGCTGGGCACCAGCATCCGCCATCAGCCGGAAGCGGGCGAGCAGGAAGGGATGCTGGCCGGTTCGCCGCTGATCGACCTGGCTTGCGGCAATCCGAATCAGACCTGGCTGCCCGATCCGGCCGCGCTGCTGGCCTCGGCAACCTATCGGCCGCGCCTGTACGGCGAAGCAACGGTCACCCCGGCGCTGGAACAGCATGCCCGGCAGTGGCTGGCCGGCGATTGTCCGGCGGCCTGTGACATCGATGTGACGCACGGCGCGGTGGACGCCATCGAACGTTTGCTGGCGGCTCACCTGGTGGCGGGCGATAAGGTGGCCGTCGAGCACCCATGTTTTTTAAGCAGCATCAATACCTTGCGCCTCGGCGGCTTGCAGGCGCTAGGCGTCGCGATGGACCAGCACGGCATGTTGCCGCAAGCGCTGGAACAGGCGCTGCAGCAAGGCGCGCGCGCGGTGCTGATCACGCCGCGCGCGCACAACCCGACCGGTTGCAGCCTGAGCCAGGCCCGCGCGGCGGCATTGCAACAGATATTGGCGCGCCATCCGCATGTGCTGGCCATCGTCGACGACCATTTCGCGATGCTGGCGTTGGCGCCGTATTACTCGGTCTTGCCCGCCGCGACGCGGCACTGGGCCGTCATCCGCTCGGTATCCAAGGTATTCGGTCCCGACTTGCGGCTGGCGTGTGTCGCCAGCGATAGCGAAACGGCGCGGCGCTTACGCCTGCGGCTGGCGCCCGGCACGACCTGGGTCAGCCATTTGCTGCAAGAGGCGGTCGCGGCCTGTTTCGCTTCCAGGGAGATACAAGGGCAAGTGGCGTTGGCGAAAGCCGATTACGCGCAACGCAGCGCCTGGCTGGCGGAAGCATTGCGTGAGCAGGGCATCGGCACGCCTGCGGATTCGGACGGCTTGAATCTGTGGCTGCCGCTGCGGCAAGACAGCCAGTCGCTGGTATTAATGATGGCAAACAAAGGCTGGCTGGTGCGCAGCGGCGCGGCCTTCAGTGTGCAAGAGCCGGTGCAGGGCTTGCGCATCAGCATCGCCACCATGACGCGCGAGCTTGCCTGGCGTTTTGCGGCGGACCTCAAGCCCGGCATTGAGGGCAGGTAG
- a CDS encoding YggS family pyridoxal phosphate-dependent enzyme: MTMTMPYPQANSVADFERNLAAVRTRMAAACLRVGRDPAEVRLLPVSKTVDEARIRLSYAAGCRQLGENKVQEASRKWEAMADLADLQWSVIGHLQTNKARVVARFASEFQALDSLRLAEELDRRLQAEGRQLDVFIQVNTSGEASKYGLPPQQAADFMRQLPAFASLRVRGLMTLALLSSDAAQVRPCFVLLRQLRDRLRQEAPAGMALDELSMGMSGDFEIAIEEGATVVRVGQAIYGGRNVPDSHYWPHQPEISA; the protein is encoded by the coding sequence ATGACGATGACAATGCCCTACCCTCAAGCCAACAGCGTCGCCGACTTTGAGCGCAACCTGGCCGCGGTGCGCACGCGCATGGCCGCCGCCTGCCTGCGCGTCGGGCGCGATCCGGCCGAAGTGCGTTTGCTGCCGGTCAGCAAGACCGTCGATGAAGCCCGTATCCGCTTGTCGTATGCCGCCGGTTGCCGGCAACTGGGCGAAAACAAGGTGCAGGAAGCCAGCCGCAAATGGGAGGCCATGGCTGACCTGGCGGATTTGCAATGGTCGGTGATCGGTCATTTGCAAACCAACAAGGCGCGCGTGGTGGCCCGCTTCGCCAGCGAATTCCAGGCGCTCGACAGCTTGCGTCTGGCGGAAGAACTGGACCGCCGGCTGCAAGCCGAAGGCCGCCAGCTGGACGTGTTTATTCAAGTAAATACCTCGGGCGAAGCCAGCAAATACGGTTTGCCGCCGCAGCAGGCGGCGGATTTTATGCGCCAGTTGCCTGCCTTTGCATCGTTGCGGGTACGCGGTTTGATGACGTTGGCGCTGCTATCGTCGGATGCCGCGCAAGTGCGCCCCTGTTTTGTGCTGCTGCGCCAGTTGCGCGACCGGCTGCGCCAGGAGGCGCCGGCCGGCATGGCCCTCGATGAGTTATCGATGGGCATGTCGGGCGACTTCGAGATCGCCATCGAGGAAGGCGCCACCGTGGTGCGGGTCGGCCAAGCCATTTATGGCGGCCGCAATGTACCAGACAGCCATTATTGGCCCCATCAACCGGAGATATCAGCATGA